From Nicotiana tabacum cultivar K326 chromosome 22, ASM71507v2, whole genome shotgun sequence, one genomic window encodes:
- the LOC107769989 gene encoding geranylgeranyl diphosphate reductase, chloroplastic-like, giving the protein MAAQTHLLHPLHCLPVSLKTQNPQKQYHYFKHKPINPVVSKLRAAVIGGGPAGSSAAEALASGGVETFLFERSPASAKPCGGAIPLCMLDEFSLPYHLIDRRVTQMRIISPSNLVVDFGKTLKPHEFIAMLRREVLDSFLRRRAESSGATLMKALVTNLVVPTSSHEPYVIHYTMDNCQRQLAVDVIVGADGANSRVAKSIKAGNYATAIAFQERIKLPEDKMGYYENLAEMYVGNDVSPDFYAWVFPKCDHVAVGTGTMCSKSNIKLFQHGIRARVKSKIDGGRVIKVEAHPIPEHPRPIRVRGRVALVGDAAGYVTKCSGEGIYFAAKSGRICGEAIAKASEGGEKMISEDDLKREYLRKWDDKYFTTFKFLDILQKVFYGSNAAREALVELCGDEYVQRMTFDSYLYKKLASGNRLNDAKMVMNTISSLVRCNIMGREVEASAQKILSRV; this is encoded by the coding sequence ATGGCCGCCCAAACACACCTTCTTCACCCTCTTCACTGTCTTCCAGTTTCACTCAAAACCCAAAACCCACAAAAGCAATACCATTACTTCAAACACAAACCCATAAATCCAGTTGTCTCCAAGCTTCGAGCAGCCGTTATAGGCGGCGGCCCAGCTGGATCTTCAGCTGCAGAAGCTTTAGCCAGCGGAGGAGTCGAAACTTTCCTCTTCGAACGCAGCCCAGCTTCGGCCAAGCCATGCGGCGGCGCCATTCCTCTTTGCATGCTCGACGAGTTCTCACTACCTTATCACCTCATCGATCGCCGCGTCACTCAGATGAGAATCATTTCTCCGTCGAATCTCGTCGTCGATTTCGGCAAAACCCTAAAACCTCACGAGTTCATCGCCATGCTCCGCCGTGAAGTTCTCGACTCGTTCCTCCGCCGCCGCGCCGAGTCTAGCGGCGCCACTCTCATGAAAGCACTCGTCACTAACCTTGTGGTCCCTACATCCTCGCACGAGCCGTATGTGATTCATTACACTATGGATAATTGCCAGCGTCAGCTTGCCGTCGATGTTATCGTCGGCGCCGACGGAGCCAATAGCCGGGTGGCTAAATCGATCAAAGCTGGAAATTACGCTACTGCCATTGCTTTCCAAGAGAGGATTAAATTGCCCGAGGACAAAATGGGGTATTACGAAAATTTGGCTGAGATGTACGTGGGGAATGACGTGTCACCCGATTTTTACGCGTGGGTGTTTCCCAAATGTGACCACGTGGCAGTGGGGACGGGCACGATGTGCTCAAAGTCTAATATCAAGTTATTTCAGCATGGTATCAGAGCCCGAGTCAAATCAAAGATTGACGGCGGACGAGTGATTAAAGTGGAGGCGCATCCAATACCGGAGCATCCGCGCCCGATTCGGGTACGTGGACGAGTTGCTCTAGTAGGAGATGCGGCAGGATACGTGACAAAATGTTCAGGCGAAGGAATATATTTTGCAGCAAAAAGTGGAAGAATTTGTGGGGAAGCAATAGCGAAGGCCTCAGAAGGCGGAGAGAAGATGATTAGTGAAGATGATTTGAAAAGGGAGTATTTAAGAAAGTGGGATGACAAGTATTTCACAACTTTCAAGTTTTTGGATATATTGCAAAAAGTGTTTTATGGTAGCAATGCAGCAAGGGAAGCATTAGTGGAGTTATGTGGAGATGAGTATGTCCAAAGGATGACATTTGATAGCTACTTGTATAAGAAATTAGCTAGTGGCAATAGATTGAATGATGCTAAAATGGTGATGAACACAATTTCAAGTTTGGTTAGGTGTAATATTATGGGACGAGAAGTTGAAGCATCTGCCCAAAAAATTCTCTCACGAGTATAG
- the LOC107769988 gene encoding protein IQ-DOMAIN 11-like produces the protein MAKKKSWFNLLKRIFVSESESRLEKAKRKRWVFARLKIRRLAAASSALSPPRERRHQKAEEKQSKPTINVDVERIDEAKAAAKTPEVEAEMASLKEGTESIHEPKNETLGLSKLTLHGQVPQYFYLYERKIEHLAAIKIQTAFRGYLARKALRALKALVRLQAIVRGRAVRRQAIATLKSLQSIVNIQSEVCAKRCDLVKTTVHCQENTLLDVGEKDIKIDLNSQRRWDNRFLSKEETNKLFSSKREAAIKRERIREYWLSHRRSTETEINGRRRYWLEQWVDAQLAKRDDLKNLDTLFSARNKEECERKDIKPRTLPKQYHTDQELVSPIYVPRRSFHHRRQHSSGDDNSFMGSPALPTYMAATESARAKARSLSSPRLRPLNTDVYSEINSPYKYKLSPISSINSDVTVASRIGSVTGFSQRSPCLKGTPGPIKSTRSIKDHNFESDGSFTNWDRIGACR, from the exons GCAAAGAGGAAGAGATGGGTATTTGCAAGGCTAAAGATCAGGAGATTGGCGGCGGCGTCCTCGGCCTTGTCACCACCAAGGGAAAGGAGACACCAGAAAGCAGAAGAGAAGCAGAGTAAGCCTACTATAAATGTTGATGTTGAAAGAATTGATGAAGCTAAAGCAGCTGCTAAAACACCAGAGGTTGAAGCTGAAATGGCTTCCTTAAAAGAAGGCACTGAATCTATCCATGAGCCCAAAAATGAAACTCTTGGATTGTCAAAATTGACTCTTCATGGCCAAGTGCCACAGTACTTCTACCTCTATGAGAGAAAGATTGAACATCTTGCTGCCATCAAAATTCAGACAGCTTTTCGTGGTTATCTT GCAAGAAAAGCTTTGAGAGCACTAAAGGCACTAGTCAGGCTTCAAGCTATTGTTCGCGGAAGGGCTGTTCGACGTCAGGCTATTGCTACCCTTAAGTCCTTGCAGTCAATTGTAAACATTCAGTCAGAAGTCTGTGCAAAGAGATGTGATCTGGTGAAAACCACGGTACATTGTCAAGAAAACACGTTGCTGGATGTGGGAGAGAAAGATATAAAG ATTGATCTAAACAGCCAGAGAAGGTGGGACAATCGATTTTTATCCAAGGAAGAGACAAACAAGTTGTTCTCAAGCAAAAGGGAGGCTGCTATCAAGAGAGAACGTATAAGAGAATACTGGTTAAGCCATCGA AGGTCAACAGAGACAGAAATAAATGGAAGACGCCGATACTGGTTAGAACAATGGGTAGATGCTCAGCTGGCCAAAAGAGATGACCTTAAAAACTTGGATACACTTTTCTCAGCAAGAAACAAAGAGGAATGTGAGAGAAAAGATATTAAACCGAGGACTTTACCAAAACAATACCATACAGATCAAGAATTGGTTTCTCCAATATATGTTCCAAGAAGATCATTTCACCACAGAAGACAGCACTCGAGCGGAGATGATAATTCTTTCATGGGCTCTCCTGCTCTTCCAACATACATGGCAGCCACTGAATCTGCAAGAGCAAAAGCAAGATCATTGAGCTCACCAAGGCTAAGACCTCTTAACACCGATGTTTACTCGGAGATTAATTCTCCCTATAAGTACAAACTATCTCCCATATCTTCTATCAACAGTGATGTTACAGTAGCAAGTAGGATTGGAAGTGTTACTGGGTTCTCACAAAGATCACCATGCTTAAAAGGTACACCTGGTCCGATAAAATCAACCAGGAGCATTAAGGACCACAACTTTGAGTCAGATGGCTCCTTTACAAATTGGGATCGGATCGGTGCCTGCAGATGA